The window GGTCGACCACTCGCCGCCTACCCCAGCCGGATCTCTCACAGATCGTGCACGACGCGACGTCTTCTGAGGAGCGCGACTGCAGCAGGTGTTCGACGCGGTCTCCGTGACTGGGAATCCGCAGCGGAACCGCACGGCATCGGTGTGCCACTCTACGTAGTCGTCGTCGCCCGAGTCCCGTGTCGTGAGACCGCTGTCCGTCCACGAACGGGGGAACCACTGGGAGACTGTCGTGATACTGCACGAAGGGCTCGAAGAAGTCGCTGACATCGTGGCCGAGGACCACCTCGAGCAGTTGAGGTGCATAGAGTTACGACCGGCCCGCGTACCAGCGCCTGACGAAATCGTACCCGGTTTCCCCCAAACAGGTCACGGCCAGGTAAAGCAGCGTCTTTGGCTTCGGCCGGTGGCGCAGAGACCGCAACAGGTGCGCTCTGCCCCGGTTCAGGTCGCCGCTTTTCGCGTAGCGCCGCCCGAGGGTGAAGTGATAGTTCCCCATGAAATCGCGCTCCGTTTCGGCGTCGTACTTCTCACGGTGCTTCCGATAGACCCGAAAGAGGTCCCGCTCAGAGTGTTCCACGTTGCGTGACATCCCCTCTGGGTTGTACTCTTTCAGCACCAGCGGATCGGGTACCGCCGCCGCCTCGGTCCGCTGGAGCATCCGGATGTAGAAGTCCCAGTCCTCTTGCGTCGGGAGTCCCTCGTCGAAGCCGTCGACGGCCTCGACGTCTGAGCGCCGAGCGAGCACGGCCGACGGAGATCCGATGCTGTTCCCGGTGAGGATGCTCCGGTCGTCGGGCACTGACTCCGCTCGGCGAACGTTGGTGACCGAACCGTCGGGCCGGACGTTCTTGATCCCGCAGAAGATCAGCCCACGTCCGGTCCGTTCGTACGCGGCGACCTGTCGTTCGAGTTTCTCCGGGAACCACTGATCGTCGTCGTCGAGGAAGGCGACGAGATCGGAGTCTCCGACTTCGATACCCAGGTTCCGCGCCCCGGAGAGTCCCCCGTCTCCGGTCTGGTGCACGTAGGTAGTGTCGAACGGGACGTCCAGATCAGCCACCAGCGACTCGACCGTCCGATCGTCGGAACCATCGACTACTACGATCGACTCCGGGCGTTCAGTCTGCGCTTCCACGCTCTCGATGGCCCGCTGGAGGCGGTCTCGGCGACCGAGAGTCGGGATAACGACGCTTACGCCAGTCACTGTTTCTCGACGAGATAGTCGTTCAGGACCAGGACGTCGAGCCCCATCCCGTAGAAGTCCTTGATAGCCTCGGTCGGGGTGTTCACTATCGGTTCGGCGTGGTCGTTGAAGGACGTGTTGAGGAGGACTGGCACGCCCGTGATATCCTCGAACTCCGAGAGCAGGCGGTAGTATCTGGGATTCTGATCTTCGTTGACTGTCTGTGGTCGGGTCGTGTCGTCGGCGGGATGGACGACCGCCTCTATCTCGTCTTTCCGCTCCGGATCGACGTCGAAGGTCTTTATCATAAACGGCGCAGGTTTTCCGTCGACCAGGTACTCGTCGACCGCTTCCTCGAGCATCGACGGCGCGAACGGACGCCAGCCTTCCCGGTGCTTGACGTACTCGTTCACTCGGTCCCTCGATTCAGCGGTTCGGGGGTCAGCAAGGATACTCCTGTTCCCCAGCGCGCGCGGCCCCATCTCCATCCGACCCTGGAACCAACCGACGAGGTCCCCGTCGGCGATTCGCTCGGCCACCGCTCGCTCCAGATCGTCCGGCTGCTCGTAGGAGATCTTTCGCTCTTCGAGGCACTCCTCTATCTCGTCGCTCTGATAGTCCGGTCCCCAGTAGACAGTCGTCTGGGGAGACACGTCGCTCGGGTCCTGGTCGAGATAGCCCGCACCGATCGGGACGCCGGCGTCGTTCGCCACCGGCTGGACGAAGACGTCGTCGACGTACTCCGACTCCATCACCCGCTTGTTCATCTTACAGTTCAGTGCGACGCCGCCGGCGAGACAGACGTTCGAGATGCCCAGTCTGTCGGCGTAGTGCTCGATGATGTCGACGACCGTCTCCTCGAGCAGTTGCTGGGTAACGAACGCCAGATCCTTCTCCCACTGGTCGAATTCCGACGGTCCCTTGTCCTCGATTTGTGCGTCGACCGAGGGGCCGTCCTGATCGTACAGCGTTCGGTCGCTCTCCTCGAGAGCGAACTGCTGTTCGTGGCTCGCCAGACGGCGGGGGCGACCGAACAACTCCTCCAGCCGTTTGGTCCCCCTGTACACCAGCCCGTCGGTGATTTCGGTAACGTCGTACTCGAGTCCCGTCTCGATCTGCGAGCGGAGACTCGATTCGATGTCCTCGTTGGGCCGTCCGTAGGGCGCCAGACCCATCACCTTCCCTTCGCCGTTCTGGATGTAGAAGCCGAGGTAGGCGGTTACGATACCGTAGAGGAGCCCCAGGCTGTTCGGGTAGTCGTAGGTCCGAAGCCGCTCTAATCCCGACTGGTCCGCTCGCCAGACGACCGTCGCGTCGTTCTCGCCGCGACCGTCGATCGTGAGCACCAGCGCCTCGTCGAAGTCCGTGGGATAGAACGCGCTAGCGGCGTGGCACGCGTGGTGACGTTTGGTTTCGATCGGCGGAACCGGCGTTCCGATCTCGCTCAATCGCCCCTCGATACGCCGTGTCGGAATCAATTGGGCCCGAACCTGTGACTTGAGAATGTTCTTCACGTTCCAGATACGATGCAGGTTGTCGAGTTCGGGAGCGTAGAAGAGATAACGCTTGGAGAGCGGCCAGATCCGCTCGTACATCAGGGAGGGTTCGAACGGGACCAACACGCGGTCGAGGTCTCCCATCTCTATCTGGGCGTGCTCGAGACAGGCCTTGACGCTCTCTTTCGGGAACGTTTCGAGAGCGTGTTTCTCGCGAGTGAAGCGCTCTTCCTCGACACCGAACACGACATCGCCGTCCTCGAAGAGGACGGCACTCTGATCGTGATGGCCGTACAGCGGCCCCATCGGCTTGATCGCGAGTTCGTATGTTGTCATAGATAAGTTGGGAACGTTATCCGCAGCAGGTCCTACTGTCTCGGCATACACAGGAGGCCAAATGATTTTCGATGCGGCTACCCGTTCGAGCCAGTTGGAAATCGTATATAACGCTAGAAAACTGCTCGCTTTCGGAGGAGATCGTACGAGAGATCCACCTCGGCGAGACGACGAGCGATACGGTCGCCCGCACCGCCGTAATCGTACGGGTTCTCACAAGAGGCGGCGCGTTCGATGGTGTCCCGGTCGGTCAGGCATCGCTCGATGGCTTCGCGAATCTCGTCGGTTTCGTGCGGGACGGAGACGACGTTATCAGCCCGTTCGCGACCCTCCTGGCGCGGACCGATGTCGACTACGGGGAGTCCGAACGACGGGGCTTCGATGATGCCACTGCTGGAGTTCCCGGCCATCACGTCAGCTGCGGCCATCAGCCCCAAGAACTCGTCTCTCGGTAGATTCTTGAACACACGGAACCGGTCGAGGGTAGTCGACTCTATCTCTTCGATCATCCGCTTGCTTCCCGCGTCGGCGTTCGGATAGACCAGGACTCCCTGTAGGTCCACGTCAGCGAGCGCATCGAGTGTCTTTCGCATCTGTCTACCGGCCTCTTTCGGCTGTGTCGTCAAGGGATGTTGGACGACGAGTCCGAGGGGAACGTCATCGGTCAGGTCGTGCTGTTCTGCGACAGTCTCGGGGTCGCGATATTTCTCGGCGAGGACCGCATCGAGTCCCGGAGCTCCGGCAACAGTGATCCGCCACGGCTCCTCCCCGAGCTGTTCGATCCGGTCAGCACTCAACTCCGATGCGGGGAAGTGCAGGTGCGCGAACTTCGTCAACGCGTGTCTGATGCTGTCGTCGATCACTGCGCCTTGCATCACGTCGCCGCCGTGGATGTGTGCGACGGGGATATTCATGTGCGCGGCAGCGACACCGGCAGCGAACGCCTCGTACCGATCACCCAACACCAGGACAATGTCGGGGTCGAGCAGATCGAATCCGTCCGCGAAACTGGAGACACCGATACCGAGGGACTTCGCCATCGCCGTCCGCGAGTCGCTGTCCAGGAGGAGATTGACCCTGTGGGCGACTTCGAACCCGTCGGCCTCTATTTCGTCGACGGTGTGTCCGTGCTGTGGGGAGAGATGCGTCCCGGTCGCGACGACTTCGAGCGCGAGGTCGTCCCGTGCCTCGATGGAATCCATCACCGTTGCGAGCAGGCCGTACTCCGCCCGCGTTCCGGTCACGACGGCAACGGTTCGTGTCGACATGTCCCGATTGAAGGCGTGGGTTACCAAGAAGGCTGGCAACCCCGACCGATTCGTCCCTCTTATATCCACGTGTGTCCGTAGCAGTGGTATGCGAATCGACGGGACGCCGATATCCGACCGGTCGGTGTATTTCATCGCTGAAGCCGGCGTCAACCACAACGGTGACCTGCAGACCGCTCGCCGGCTGATCGACGCTGCCGTAGAGAGTGGAGCAGACGCGGTGAAATTTCAGTCCTACGTTGCAGAGGAACTCGTCGCATCCGACGCCCCGAAAGCCGAATATCAGGACGAGGCCGTCGAGGAAAAGTCCCAGCTCGAGATGCTCCGCGAATACGAGTTGAGCCGCGATGAGCAGCGTGACCTCATATCTTACTGCGACGAGGTCGGCATCACGTTCCTCTCGACTCCGTTCGATAGAGAGAGCGCGGCGTTTCTGGACGAGTGTGACGTCGATGCGATCAAAATCGGCTCCGGCGAGTTGAACAACTACCCGCTGTTAGAAACCGTCGCCGCGATGGACCGCCCCGCCATCGTCAGTACGGGGATGGCAACTATGTCCGAAGTAGTCGACGCCTACGAGATCTTCGCCGAGGCCGGGACAGACGATCAACTCGTCATGCTCCACTGCACGTCGTCGTACCCCGCCTCCATAGAGCACGTGAACCTGCGGTCGATGCGGGCGATGGACGACGCTCTCCCGATTCCGATCGGGTACTCCGATCACACGCAAGCCGTCGAAACACCGGCGCTCGCGGTAGCCGCCGGTGCGACAGTGATCGAGAAGCATCTCACGCTGGACCGATCTATGGAGGGACCCGACCACCAGGCCTCGATGGAACCCGACGATCTTTCCGAGTCTATTTCTCTCGCGAGGACGGCAGCGGTCGCCCGTGGCCGTCCGGACAAACGGGTTACGCCTCCGGAAGAAGAGATCAAATTTGTCGCGCGAAAGGGGCTGTACGCCCGTGAACCCGTCGAGGCGGGGCAGACTTTCACCCGGGAAGACGTCGCTATCAAGCGACCGGCTCGCGGTCTCCCGCCGACCGAGTACGAGACCGTTCTCGGGTCACGAGCCGCAACCACCCTCGAGCGGGACGACCCGATCACGGAGTCCGCCGTCGACTCACCGGAATCAGAGTAACCGAACGCATCAACTCTGGTGGTGTAGTATCGCATCGACGACGTCGAGTTCCCACGGTTCGTCTATCTGCAGCGACCGCTTCGGCGGCATCTCATATCCGATCGTGTCGCCGGTGTAGAACGCCTCCCGTTCGAGCCAGACGTCCGTGTCGACGACGAACATCGCGCCGTTCGGGAACTGCAGATCCTCGAGATCCTGTCCGCGGACGTACTCGTCTGTGAACAGGACCGAGGGCTCGTATCGCTCTCGCAGTCGCCCGTCGTCGTCCTCCGTGAGCGCGAGCTGCGGCTCCTGCGTGTACTGAGTCGTCGAGACGAGCGACTCGGCGTCGCTCTTCGCGAACCGACGTATCGCGCCGTCGATGTCTGCCGTCGACCTGAGCGGCGACGTGACCTGCAGCATGCAGAGAATATCGAATTCGCCGCCGTAGGACTCTACGGCGTGGGTGATAGCGTCTGAAACGGGGGCGGTATCCGTCGCGAACTCCGGAGGACGATCGATCACCGTTCCGCCGTACTCCTCGGCCACCCGCTTGATCTCGTCGCTCTCGGTGGTCACGACCGCTTCGTCGATCTCTGTACTCTCCGTGGCCTGCTCGATCGTGTACGCGATGAGGGGTTTCCCCCCGACGTTGCGGACGTTCTTGTCCGGAACCCGCTGGGACC of the Halomicrobium salinisoli genome contains:
- a CDS encoding glycosyltransferase family 2 protein; this encodes MTGVSVVIPTLGRRDRLQRAIESVEAQTERPESIVVVDGSDDRTVESLVADLDVPFDTTYVHQTGDGGLSGARNLGIEVGDSDLVAFLDDDDQWFPEKLERQVAAYERTGRGLIFCGIKNVRPDGSVTNVRRAESVPDDRSILTGNSIGSPSAVLARRSDVEAVDGFDEGLPTQEDWDFYIRMLQRTEAAAVPDPLVLKEYNPEGMSRNVEHSERDLFRVYRKHREKYDAETERDFMGNYHFTLGRRYAKSGDLNRGRAHLLRSLRHRPKPKTLLYLAVTCLGETGYDFVRRWYAGRS
- a CDS encoding carbamoyltransferase; translation: MTTYELAIKPMGPLYGHHDQSAVLFEDGDVVFGVEEERFTREKHALETFPKESVKACLEHAQIEMGDLDRVLVPFEPSLMYERIWPLSKRYLFYAPELDNLHRIWNVKNILKSQVRAQLIPTRRIEGRLSEIGTPVPPIETKRHHACHAASAFYPTDFDEALVLTIDGRGENDATVVWRADQSGLERLRTYDYPNSLGLLYGIVTAYLGFYIQNGEGKVMGLAPYGRPNEDIESSLRSQIETGLEYDVTEITDGLVYRGTKRLEELFGRPRRLASHEQQFALEESDRTLYDQDGPSVDAQIEDKGPSEFDQWEKDLAFVTQQLLEETVVDIIEHYADRLGISNVCLAGGVALNCKMNKRVMESEYVDDVFVQPVANDAGVPIGAGYLDQDPSDVSPQTTVYWGPDYQSDEIEECLEERKISYEQPDDLERAVAERIADGDLVGWFQGRMEMGPRALGNRSILADPRTAESRDRVNEYVKHREGWRPFAPSMLEEAVDEYLVDGKPAPFMIKTFDVDPERKDEIEAVVHPADDTTRPQTVNEDQNPRYYRLLSEFEDITGVPVLLNTSFNDHAEPIVNTPTEAIKDFYGMGLDVLVLNDYLVEKQ
- the neuC gene encoding UDP-N-acetylglucosamine 2-epimerase, whose translation is MSTRTVAVVTGTRAEYGLLATVMDSIEARDDLALEVVATGTHLSPQHGHTVDEIEADGFEVAHRVNLLLDSDSRTAMAKSLGIGVSSFADGFDLLDPDIVLVLGDRYEAFAAGVAAAHMNIPVAHIHGGDVMQGAVIDDSIRHALTKFAHLHFPASELSADRIEQLGEEPWRITVAGAPGLDAVLAEKYRDPETVAEQHDLTDDVPLGLVVQHPLTTQPKEAGRQMRKTLDALADVDLQGVLVYPNADAGSKRMIEEIESTTLDRFRVFKNLPRDEFLGLMAAADVMAGNSSSGIIEAPSFGLPVVDIGPRQEGRERADNVVSVPHETDEIREAIERCLTDRDTIERAASCENPYDYGGAGDRIARRLAEVDLSYDLLRKRAVF
- the neuB gene encoding N-acetylneuraminate synthase yields the protein MRIDGTPISDRSVYFIAEAGVNHNGDLQTARRLIDAAVESGADAVKFQSYVAEELVASDAPKAEYQDEAVEEKSQLEMLREYELSRDEQRDLISYCDEVGITFLSTPFDRESAAFLDECDVDAIKIGSGELNNYPLLETVAAMDRPAIVSTGMATMSEVVDAYEIFAEAGTDDQLVMLHCTSSYPASIEHVNLRSMRAMDDALPIPIGYSDHTQAVETPALAVAAGATVIEKHLTLDRSMEGPDHQASMEPDDLSESISLARTAAVARGRPDKRVTPPEEEIKFVARKGLYAREPVEAGQTFTREDVAIKRPARGLPPTEYETVLGSRAATTLERDDPITESAVDSPESE
- a CDS encoding cytidylyltransferase domain-containing protein; protein product: MAPRTLGVIPARGGSQRVPDKNVRNVGGKPLIAYTIEQATESTEIDEAVVTTESDEIKRVAEEYGGTVIDRPPEFATDTAPVSDAITHAVESYGGEFDILCMLQVTSPLRSTADIDGAIRRFAKSDAESLVSTTQYTQEPQLALTEDDDGRLRERYEPSVLFTDEYVRGQDLEDLQFPNGAMFVVDTDVWLEREAFYTGDTIGYEMPPKRSLQIDEPWELDVVDAILHHQS